In one Massilia endophytica genomic region, the following are encoded:
- a CDS encoding ATP-binding protein, which yields MIFSPGPDTSNASSPGLDRSAPAAHDAPRQDQAPLQTVLDSITDGLAMVAPDWTIRYMNGPAHDMLCEDRCQDVAGADLWQAIPPLRGTVFEAQARLAMERQQPCNFELYYLPRQRWLEVRAYPSAEGLSFALADIHQRKQQERALRENSNRLQVAMAAGRLGDWSWDAASGLVMLGNRAADLFDLPADTPVSWSTLQDRMVTEDREPARHALLEAFARRKDFSIECRIERPAGQRRWLSIVGHGNYDDADQLLSITGMVQEITERKAAEDALRHSEEQLRALADSIPQLAWIAQADGAMIWYNRRWFEYTGTTEDDMLGDGWQQVYDPACIPPMVAHWQQAIASGQPFEMEFPIRGADGQYRWFLTRANPVRNPEGRMVRWFGTSTDVDQVKRAQEALRDETNILELLNSTGNALARHRDLQPLLQEVTDAATRISGARFGAFYYNHHDGGPLTLYTLAGRPMSDYGDLDRERAGPLLGASLSGESITRCDDLAVHPECAPDSMLNQLRGMRSFLAAPVISRSGDVTGTLLFGHPEPNMFTERTERILAGIAAQAAIAIDNARLNEAARLAAEERIALLISERSAREEAERSSQMKDEFLATLSHELRTPLTAILGWSQVLRRGGRGEADLNKGLQTIERNARAQAQLIEDLLDMSRIMSGKVLLDLQSVQPAAVVDAAIDSVRPAAAARNIGIERDFAPTGLVAADPGRLQQIVWNLLTNAIKFTQQDGRVRIAIRESAGQVEIAVSDTGIGIGAEFLGHVFERFRQADASSTRRHGGLGLGLSIVKHLVEQHGGTVGVESAGEGQGASFTVRLPLATASVLARSQPAAPRHLPPRRAPQEVGAQDLHGLRVLVVDDEPDTRDLIKRVLSDCNARVEVAGGAAEALQLMPAVQPELIVSDIGMPEMDGFELLARIRALPAHLGGRTPAIALTAFARAEDRERALQAGFASHIAKPVEPAELITSVAFAATQGQHG from the coding sequence ATGATTTTTTCCCCCGGGCCCGATACCAGCAACGCCTCCTCCCCCGGCCTCGACCGCTCCGCCCCGGCGGCGCATGACGCGCCGCGCCAGGACCAGGCTCCGCTGCAAACCGTGCTTGACAGTATTACCGACGGCCTGGCCATGGTGGCGCCGGACTGGACCATCCGCTACATGAACGGCCCGGCCCACGACATGCTGTGCGAGGACCGCTGCCAGGACGTGGCCGGCGCCGACCTGTGGCAGGCCATTCCTCCGCTGCGCGGCACGGTCTTCGAAGCGCAGGCCCGGCTTGCCATGGAACGCCAGCAGCCCTGCAATTTCGAGCTCTACTACCTGCCGCGCCAGCGCTGGCTGGAAGTGCGCGCCTATCCCTCCGCCGAGGGCCTGAGCTTTGCACTGGCGGACATCCACCAGCGCAAGCAGCAGGAACGCGCGCTGCGCGAGAACAGCAACCGCCTGCAGGTGGCCATGGCCGCGGGCCGGCTGGGCGACTGGAGCTGGGACGCGGCCAGTGGCCTGGTGATGCTGGGCAACCGCGCCGCCGACCTCTTCGACCTGCCCGCCGACACGCCCGTGTCCTGGTCCACCCTGCAGGACCGCATGGTGACGGAGGACCGCGAGCCCGCGCGCCACGCCCTGCTGGAGGCCTTCGCCCGCCGCAAGGACTTCAGCATCGAATGCCGCATCGAAAGGCCCGCCGGCCAGCGCCGCTGGCTTTCCATCGTGGGCCACGGCAACTACGACGATGCCGACCAGCTGCTCAGCATTACGGGCATGGTGCAGGAGATCACGGAACGCAAAGCCGCGGAAGATGCCCTGCGCCACAGCGAAGAGCAGCTGCGCGCACTGGCCGACTCCATCCCGCAGCTGGCCTGGATCGCCCAGGCCGACGGCGCCATGATCTGGTACAACCGGCGCTGGTTCGAATACACGGGCACGACCGAAGACGACATGCTGGGCGACGGCTGGCAGCAGGTCTACGACCCCGCCTGCATTCCCCCCATGGTGGCGCACTGGCAGCAGGCCATCGCCAGCGGCCAGCCCTTCGAGATGGAGTTCCCCATCCGCGGCGCCGACGGCCAGTACCGCTGGTTCCTGACGCGGGCCAATCCCGTGCGCAATCCCGAGGGCCGGATGGTGCGCTGGTTCGGCACCAGCACGGATGTGGACCAGGTCAAGCGCGCGCAGGAGGCCTTGCGCGACGAAACCAATATCCTCGAACTGCTCAACAGCACCGGCAACGCCCTGGCCCGCCACCGCGACCTGCAGCCCCTGCTGCAGGAAGTGACGGATGCGGCTACGCGCATCAGCGGCGCGCGCTTCGGCGCCTTCTACTACAACCACCATGACGGCGGCCCGCTCACGCTGTACACGCTGGCGGGGCGCCCGATGAGCGACTATGGCGACCTGGACCGCGAGCGCGCCGGGCCCCTGCTGGGCGCGAGCCTGAGCGGCGAGAGCATTACGCGCTGCGACGATCTGGCCGTGCATCCCGAATGCGCCCCCGACAGCATGCTGAACCAGCTGCGCGGCATGCGCAGCTTCCTGGCCGCGCCCGTCATCTCGCGCTCGGGCGACGTCACGGGCACCCTGCTCTTCGGCCACCCGGAACCGAACATGTTCACCGAGCGGACCGAACGCATCCTGGCCGGTATTGCCGCCCAAGCCGCTATCGCCATCGACAATGCGCGCCTGAACGAGGCGGCGCGCCTGGCCGCGGAGGAGCGCATCGCCCTGCTGATCAGCGAACGCAGCGCGCGCGAGGAGGCCGAGCGCAGCAGCCAGATGAAGGACGAGTTTCTCGCCACGCTGTCGCACGAGCTGCGCACGCCGCTCACGGCCATCCTGGGCTGGTCGCAGGTGCTGCGGCGCGGCGGGCGCGGCGAGGCGGACCTGAACAAGGGCCTGCAGACCATCGAGCGCAATGCGCGCGCCCAGGCCCAGCTCATCGAGGACCTGCTGGACATGAGCCGCATCATGTCCGGCAAGGTGCTGCTGGACCTGCAGAGCGTGCAGCCCGCGGCCGTGGTGGACGCGGCCATCGACTCCGTGCGGCCCGCGGCCGCCGCACGCAATATCGGCATCGAACGCGATTTCGCGCCCACCGGCCTGGTGGCCGCCGATCCGGGCCGCCTGCAGCAGATCGTGTGGAACCTGCTGACGAACGCCATCAAGTTCACGCAGCAGGACGGACGCGTGCGCATCGCCATCCGCGAGAGCGCGGGCCAGGTGGAGATTGCCGTGAGCGACACCGGCATCGGCATCGGCGCCGAGTTCCTGGGCCATGTGTTCGAGCGCTTCCGCCAGGCCGACGCCTCCAGCACGCGCCGCCATGGCGGGCTGGGCCTGGGCCTGTCCATCGTCAAGCACCTGGTCGAGCAGCATGGCGGCACGGTGGGCGTGGAGAGCGCGGGCGAGGGCCAGGGCGCGAGCTTCACGGTGCGCCTGCCGCTCGCCACAGCCAGCGTGCTCGCCAGGTCCCAGCCCGCCGCCCCGCGCCATCTGCCCCCGCGCCGCGCGCCGCAGGAAGTGGGCGCACAGGATCTGCACGGCCTGCGCGTGCTGGTGGTCGACGACGAGCCCGATACGCGCGACCTCATCAAGCGCGTGCTGAGCGATTGCAATGCGCGCGTGGAAGTGGCGGGCGGCGCGGCGGAGGCCCTGCAGCTCATGCCGGCGGTGCAGCCGGAGCTGATCGTGAGCGACATCGGCATGCCGGAGATGGACGGCTTCGAACTGCTGGCCCGCATCCGCGCCCTGCCCGCTCACCTGGGCGGCCGCACGCCGGCCATTGCCCTCACGGCCTTCGCGCGCGCCGAGGACCGCGAACGCGCGCTGCAGGCAGGCTTTGCGAGCCATATCGCCAAGCCGGTGGAACCTGCCGAATTGATCACAAGCGTTGCGTTTGCTGCAACGCAAGGCCAGCACGGCTGA
- a CDS encoding response regulator — translation MTSSTDNGPKGPGASGAGPVEHWPLPMRLTVDIMRNTPLPMVLMWGRQQIMLYNAAYAELAGLPPERTPGGRVPAIQPDAWSWDPSVIEAVWAGEVRDCPRQTIKLMQGGAITEHCFDLHYTPIREEGGAVAGVLCALAPPSAAPPEAEAQPLSILVVEDNLDAQYLVCEMLRTFGHEVEAAGSAEEALQMLEGRHFEILLSDVSLPGISGVELGRRALRRQPGLHVVFASGYSNSLTDQLDFPALSIQKPYDIEQLQAILQRAAAAAQ, via the coding sequence ATGACATCCTCCACCGACAACGGTCCCAAGGGCCCCGGCGCCTCCGGCGCAGGCCCTGTCGAACACTGGCCGCTGCCCATGCGGCTGACGGTGGACATCATGCGGAACACTCCCCTGCCCATGGTCCTGATGTGGGGCCGGCAGCAGATCATGCTGTACAACGCCGCCTACGCCGAACTGGCCGGCCTGCCGCCCGAACGCACCCCAGGCGGCCGCGTGCCCGCCATCCAGCCCGACGCCTGGAGCTGGGACCCGTCCGTCATCGAGGCGGTGTGGGCGGGCGAGGTGCGCGACTGCCCGCGCCAGACCATCAAGCTCATGCAGGGCGGAGCCATCACCGAACACTGCTTCGACCTGCACTACACGCCGATCCGCGAAGAAGGCGGCGCCGTGGCGGGCGTGCTGTGCGCGCTGGCGCCGCCCAGCGCCGCGCCGCCGGAGGCGGAGGCACAGCCGCTCTCCATTCTCGTGGTGGAGGACAACCTGGACGCGCAATACCTGGTCTGCGAAATGCTGCGCACCTTCGGCCACGAGGTGGAAGCGGCGGGCAGCGCCGAGGAAGCGCTGCAGATGCTGGAAGGCCGCCACTTCGAGATCCTGCTCAGCGACGTCAGCCTGCCCGGCATCTCCGGCGTGGAGCTGGGACGGCGCGCCCTGCGCCGCCAGCCGGGCCTGCACGTCGTCTTCGCTTCGGGCTACAGCAACTCCCTCACGGACCAGCTGGACTTCCCTGCCCTCTCCATCCAGAAGCCCTACGACATCGAGCAGCTGCAGGCCATCCTGCAGCGCGCCGCCGCGGCAGCCCAATAA
- a CDS encoding diguanylate cyclase domain-containing protein, whose translation MPSPDEILNAKILVVDDCADNVDLMLEILREAGYTNVMATMLPDQVCDLHRQHCYDLILLDLQMPGLNGFQVMKGLKEIEQDGYLPVLALTAQPSFKIAALEAGARDFISKPFDLLEVHKRIHNMLEVRLLYKELAQYSKQQQELALHDPLTGLPNRRLLEDRIATSLQHAMRQQRKAAVMYLDLDGFKAINDTHGHAYGDEVLKQVAQRLVGTARKEDTVARVGGDEFVILLSEVSGLADAQEPASKLIEVVSEPYLVNGVTLRLSTSIGIALYPDDSESVGELIHAADNALYEAKRGGKNRYCAAPGSALAADAALNRMKNVVGSVA comes from the coding sequence ATGCCCAGCCCCGATGAGATCCTGAATGCCAAGATCCTGGTGGTTGACGACTGCGCTGACAATGTGGATCTGATGCTCGAGATCCTGCGCGAAGCCGGCTACACCAACGTCATGGCGACCATGCTGCCCGACCAGGTCTGCGACCTGCATCGGCAGCATTGCTACGATCTCATCCTGCTGGACCTGCAGATGCCGGGCCTGAACGGTTTCCAGGTGATGAAGGGACTCAAGGAGATCGAGCAGGATGGCTATCTGCCCGTGCTGGCCCTGACCGCCCAGCCCAGCTTCAAGATCGCCGCCCTCGAAGCGGGCGCGCGCGATTTCATCAGTAAACCTTTCGACCTGCTCGAAGTGCACAAGCGCATCCACAACATGCTGGAGGTGCGCCTGCTGTACAAGGAGCTGGCCCAGTACAGCAAGCAGCAGCAGGAGCTGGCCCTGCACGATCCCCTCACCGGCCTGCCCAACCGGCGCCTGCTGGAGGACCGCATCGCCACCAGCCTGCAGCACGCCATGCGCCAGCAGCGCAAGGCCGCCGTCATGTACCTGGACCTGGACGGCTTCAAGGCCATCAACGACACCCACGGCCATGCCTATGGCGACGAAGTGCTCAAGCAGGTGGCGCAGCGCCTGGTGGGCACGGCGCGCAAGGAAGACACGGTGGCGCGCGTGGGCGGCGACGAGTTCGTGATCCTGCTGTCGGAGGTGAGCGGGCTGGCCGATGCGCAGGAACCTGCCTCCAAGCTGATCGAGGTGGTGTCCGAACCCTATCTGGTGAACGGCGTCACGCTCAGGCTCTCCACCAGTATCGGCATTGCCCTCTATCCCGACGATTCGGAGTCGGTGGGCGAACTGATCCATGCGGCCGACAACGCCCTCTACGAAGCCAAGCGCGGCGGCAAGAACCGCTACTGCGCCGCGCCGGGCAGCGCCCTGGCGGCGGATGCGGCCCTGAACCGGATGAAGAACGTGGTCGGCAGCGTGGCCTGA